The following coding sequences are from one Canis lupus dingo isolate Sandy chromosome 21, ASM325472v2, whole genome shotgun sequence window:
- the LOC112667464 gene encoding folate receptor alpha-like translates to MAQLVTTQVLFLLVGVAAVWTARPRTELLNVCMDAKHHKEKPSPEDGLHKQCSPWKKNSCCFANTSREAHKDISYLYRFNWNHCGSMTPACKKHFIQDTCLYECSPNLGPWIQEVNQSWRKERILHVPLCKEDCEQWWQDCRTSYTCKSNWHKGWNWTSGYNQCPEGAACHPFHFYFPTSAALCSEIWSHSYKVSNYSRGSGRCIQMWFDPAQGNPNEEVARFYARAMSEATHCVLGPPLLSLALMLLWLLS, encoded by the exons ATGGCCCAGCTGGTGACAACGCAGGTGCTGTTCCTTCTGGTGGGGGTGGCCGCAGTATGGACAGCGCGGCCCAGAACTGAGCTTCTCAATGTCTGTATGGACGCCAAGCACCACAAGGAAAAGCCAAGCCCGGAGGACGGGCTGCATAAGCAG TGCAGCCCCTGGAAGAAGAATTCCTGCTGCTTTGCCAACACCAGCCGGGAAGCCCATAAGGATATTTCCTACCTGTACAGATTTAACTGGAACCATTGCGGATCTATGACACCTGCCTGCAAAAAGCACTTCATCCAGGACACCTGCCTATATGAGTGTTCCCCCAACCTGGGGCCCTGGATTCAGGAG GTAAATCAGAGCTGGCGCAAGGAGCGCATCCTGCATGTGCCCCTGTGCAAAGAGGATTGTGAGCAATGGTGGCAGGACTGCCGCACCTCCTACACCTGCAAGAGCAACTGGCACAAGGGCTGGAACTGGACCTCAG GGTATAACCAGTGTCCAGAGGGAGCTGCCTGCCACCCCTTCCATTTCTACTTCCCCACATCTGCTGCTCTGTGCAGTGAAATCTGGAGTCACTCCTACAAAGTCAGCAACTACAGCCGAGGGAGCGGCCGCTGCATCCAGATGTGGTTTGACCCGGCCCAGGGCAACCCCAACGAGGAGGTGGCGAGGTTCTATGCCAGGGCCATGAGTGAGGCTACGCACTGTGTCCTTGGGCCTCCCTTGCTCAGCCTGGCCCTGATGCTGCTCTGGCTACTTAGCTGA
- the LOC112667311 gene encoding folate receptor gamma-like, with protein MNHKGQASPTTTLLIDRLRPCTPWRKKACCTVSTSQELHKDTSRLYNFTWDHCGKMEPACKRHFIQDNCLYECSPNLGPWIQEVNQSWRKERILHVPLCREDCEQWWQDCRTSYTCKSNWHRGWNWTSGVNKCPARTTCRTYEAYFPTPAALCEGIWDHSYKATNYSRGSGQTRYSLTRPRVTPTRRCLQIGVYRMPMAHLADIKSPVQAGNSQDGLKGGCFTLPHPAGQIASTLIPESEEGLKLIKDRDSPQIRTPPSRGAWVAQWLTVYHLWLRARSQGPRTSPASGSLQPASPSASVSASLCVSHELNKKKKKKKKQQPPPSFSSPISW; from the exons ATGAACCACAAGGGCCAGGCCAGTCCAACCACAACATTGCTTATTGATAGGCTGAGACCT TGCACTCCCTGGAGGAAGAAGGCCTGCTGCACCGTCAGCACCAGCCAGGAGCTGCACAAGGACACCTCCCGCCTGTATAACTTCACCTGGGACCACTGCGGCAAGATGGAGCCCGCCTGCAAGCGCCACTTCATCCAGGACAACTGTCTCTATGAGTGCTCCCCCAACCTGGGGCCCTGGATCCAGGAG GTGAACCAGAGCTGGCGCAAGGAGCGCATCCTGCACGTGCCCCTGTGCAGAGAGGACTGTGAGCAATGGTGGCAGGACTGCCGCACCTCCTACACCTGCAAGAGCAACTGGCACAGGGGCTGGAACTGGACCTCAG GAGTGAACAAGTGTCCAGCTAGGACCACCTGCCGCACATATGAGGCCTACTTTCCCACGCCTGCAGCCCTGTGTGAGGGCATCTGGGATCACTCCTACAAGGCCACCAACTACAGCCGAGGGAGTGGTCAAACCAGATATAGTTTGACCCGGCCCAGGGTAACCCCAACGAGGAGGTG CCTACAGATTGGGGTCTACAGGATGCCGATGGCTCACCTTGCTGATATTAAAAGTCCGGTCCAGGCAGGTAATTCTCAGGATGGGCTCAAAGGTGGCTGCTtcaccctgccccaccctgctgGTCAGATAGCCTCCACACTGATCCCAGAGTCAGAGGAAGGCTTGAAGCTCATCAAAGACAGAGACTCCCCACAGATCAGAACTCCACcttcaaggggcgcctgggtggctcagtggttgaccgtctaccacctttggctcagggcgagatcccagggtcctaggacgagtcctgcatctggttccctgcagcctgcttccccctctgccagtgtttctgcctctctctgtgtttctcatgaattaaacaaaaaaaaaaaaaaaaaaaaaaaacaacaacctccACCCTCATTCTCATCTCCCATTAGCTGGTGA